Part of the Candidatus Methylomirabilota bacterium genome is shown below.
TCGCCTTGCGTGCGGAGATGATCCGGATCACCCCCTGGTCCTCGCGGTAGGCATGAGCCACCACAAGAATACACAGCTTCGCACTGAGCCCAAGAAGGATGAACCGGTCTTCCGCGGTTGAGTGCTCGGGGTCGTCGATCAACAACGCGTGCTCGTCCGCGAAGACCGT
Proteins encoded:
- a CDS encoding BrnT family toxin yields the protein MPDLRFEWDPKKDAQNRRKHRVSFAEAETVFADEHALLIDDPEHSTAEDRFILLGLSAKLCILVVAHAYREDQGVIRIISARKATRRERDIYNQRWQA